In Tenrec ecaudatus isolate mTenEca1 chromosome 9, mTenEca1.hap1, whole genome shotgun sequence, the DNA window GGAGCAAGCTGAAGCTGTCtgccccgtaaagatttacaacacCTCCAGAACCCGATAATCAGGCCCCTCTGAATTGGGATCCACTGGGGTTCCCACTGAGAGAGCAGGATGCTGGGCAGAAAGGGTGCTGACCATGCAGGGCAGCTTCGTCTGTGGGCTGGCTGCACCCCGCCTCCCTAGGGGGAGGGCTCTGCTGGCTGGCATAATGCCTCAAAACGATATAAAAACGAGCAACGAACCCCTTGGTGGTTGGGAACTGACAGGATACATCCATGGGTTGACTGTTGGCTTTGAGTTTTTGGTCAAGGCCTGGGAGATTGTCGGATCCTAAACGGCCCCTTCCCCTATGGTGGCCTGTGACTGAGAGGCTGGGGTCTCCGCTCTGCCCAGGGCGGTACTGGATTTGCACTGTTCTTGATGCACCCTAGGGAGCCGGTCCGTGACCCACAGTGGGGGGCCGTGGGACATGGGGGCGTTTAGTCTCTCAGCAAGCTGGTTGATGGAGGCCACTGGAAGGAGCCAAGGGGAAGGGGCCGGAGGCCAGAAGCTAGTGTTGGATGTGAGGTTGACACCCCATAGACTTTTCTTCTAGCCCTGTTGAAGAGCTCAACAGAGTGAGACTGGTCTGGATTAGATGACTGCCTTTCCCCAGCCTCTTAGCCTTGGACTctcatggcagtgagagagaaagagagagagtctgTTTGGGAGGGGTATGTGGTTCCTGAGCTATGCCCCCAACCCCAGGGGACCTGGGCACATTGCCCAACATCTCGCCGCCCAGTGTCCTCACCTGTAAAACGCAGATAATGATCGTAGCCCGGCCCACTAGGAATAGAGAGCTCATGACGAAAACCACTGAGCACAGTGCTGGCATACGGTGGTTATTTATTATTAATGCTGCCGGTCCTTTGTCGTGGGTTTCACAGTGAACTGGGCAGATAGGATGTTCCTGCGAAGAAGCTTGGTTTTCCTCTGCAGTTGTCGATTATACATTTTAATGTCTGCGATGTAGAGCTAACCATGGTGTCCTGGTCTATTTGCACACACCTTTTTGAACTTTCACCCATTGCTTGTGGACTTCTGTCTTCTTATCTGCAGATGATGGGAGTAGTGGGCTCTGATAGGATTGCACTgttctgccccccccaccccccaccccctgcatgtGCAGTCAGGTGACTGCTCTGGCCAATGAGGCGTGATCAGAAGTGTTGTGCACCCTCCCAGCCAAGCATCGACTGTCAGCGCGCCACGCTCCAGAGCGTGCCTTCTTCCCCTGGCAGCATTCAAGACGGTGGCTGCTTGTCATCGGGTCACTGGGAGGGACAGTGCTGAGGATTCCCGGACTTCCCCGGACCTATGGTGCAGGTGTTCTGAGCAAGAAATCTGTGCCTGCCCTTTTAAGCCACCGAGATTCAGGGCCTGGTTCCCACAGCACAGCCCATCCTGTCCTGGTAAACACCACCCAGGGCTTGCCCAACTCAGCTGCAAGGACTAAACCCCCCAATCAGGGAGGCAAACACTGGTTTCCGAGCAGGCTCGCGGGCTTCTGTGTTCATTCCCAAGCAGGCTCCCTAGCTGATTTCTTGCGGCGAGTGTTGCTTCATCTTCCAGCAGGCTTTCACAGCCCCTGCCCTTTTACCTCCCGACCTTTGCCTTCTTTGGAAGGCGGAGCCTGCTGCCCTGAGTAAGGCCACCGCCGAGCCCATCCTTCTAGCAGCGACACTTGTGCTTCTGTGAGTGGAGCTGGCCACCCGTCTCAGTAGTACCTGTCAACTTGTCACCATggctttggctcccaggacagccTGTGAGGACTTGGCTCTCCACCCCAGAAGCTAAAGCGTCACCCCTTGCTCCACGTGTGCAGAACACTTGGGGCATTAAGTCGAAAGGCTGGAGCCCCGTGGAGAAGGCACTGGCTCCTCTGGGGCTCCTTGGACCCCGCTTTCCCTTCTGGCTCTTGGCAGCAGGCAGACAGTGGGTTCATCCACATGGGGTTTGCCCTGCGATTGGATGGCCATGCTGAGCATTTGGGTGGTGGGGGAGCTCCCTTGAGAGGGCATGCTGGCTCTGTTGCTCCTGCTCCTGCCAACAGGCACGTAGCCGACGCTGTGTCGGGAAGGGTTGGCATGCTGGCCTCCACAGGCCCTGGCCCACCCGCCCACTCTTCCGGGCAGCAGTGCCCTTCAGGCGCACTTGGGTTCTCCCTGAAGCGGAGACCTGTTTGTGACCAAGCAGTGCTTGTGGGAATGCCCTAACCTCTTCTCTGAGCCCCGCTCCATTCTAGAACCTACCCTGTGGCCAGCTCATTCCccaggggcatgggtgggggtcTGAGGGCAGGGCGGTGAGAGGTGCCCCCAAGCAGCCTGACCACATGAGACCAGAAGACATGTATGTTCCTGTCATTTTGTGGCAGGTTCGAAATTGTTTCACCAAACAGAAGTGCATACGCACAGTCGGGATGGAGAGGCAGTGCAAACGACGTTGACCTGCTGCACTTAAATGAAgagtatgttttgtttttaacatgcatgcatgttgctgttgtttgtttttatagcgAAAGGGCCATTGGAAAGTAGACGGGGAAGGGCATCGCACGTGTCCCCTCACCGAGTGTCCAGAGTGATCCGCAGCTCTGATTCGGTAACAGTGACCATTCTTATTTTGCTGCCCGCTTCCTGGGGATGGATGCCGGGTGTGTTTTCCCGTGTGGGCTTCCTGACACTGGGCTCAGGGTCACCACTCAGCTCGACTCCGCCCCCTTGGGAAATTCCTGCTCAGGTAACAGGTGCAGCACTCACGGGCACACCGCTGTGAGATTTATCTCATTCATTCAATCCTTTAGTGGACCCAAGTCCAGTAGCCTTGATAAAACTCTTTAGGGTTCTTCCTGATTATAAAAACGATTCATTCTCACAACAGTGTAACAGAAGTCAGTCCAGAAGACCAGGAAAACCTCCTTTACTCCCAGTGGAGGCCGGGGATGGCTTCCTGTATGTGGGACCAAGGTGAGAAGTACAGCAGTGAAACCTCACTTATCATCTCACTGAATTGTCACGGGCCcctccaattttttaaaattactttatttGTAACATAGTAGGGACAACATCGGATATTTTTCTCAAGTGGCAAATGAGGCAAAAGATAACATTTCTCTATGATTCCTAATGAGAACCTCGAAATCATCTGTCTTTTGGAGGATTCAATTTCTTACGACGTCTGTGATACTGTCCATGAGGATACCAACGGTGCTTTGTGGTAAAGAACATTTTGCTAAGTTGTTCTATCATCGGTCCTTGTTGAAGGGGCTGATCTTTCACTTCTAATCTACTTTTCAGCACATGATCATGTGTTTCTTCACTGTTATGTATAGGATCTGGCCGAGGAATAGGTTTCGTATGTTCATATGGAATGTCCACAGAAGGGTGGTAGCGTACTATTGTCCTGCCATCTGATGTCAAAGCAAGCTCGACCTTGCAATTATATCAGACGGTATGGCAAAAGATATTATGCAGAGAAACTGAAACATCTGCTTCCAGGCACATCTACTTTCATCCCTTGACGGGTCCTCACGGTGAAACCGCCATGTTGTCTCCCC includes these proteins:
- the LOC142457053 gene encoding large ribosomal subunit protein mL42-like, producing MRSLPDDYNCKVELALTSDGRTIVRYHPSVDIPYEHTKPIPRPDPIHNSEETHDHVLKSRLEVKDQPLQQGPMIEQLSKMFFTTKHRWYPHGQYHRRRKKLNPPKDR